One Ranitomeya imitator isolate aRanImi1 chromosome 4, aRanImi1.pri, whole genome shotgun sequence genomic window, GTAGAACGGATAAGGGAACATCTCACCATGACCCTCAGCATTCTCCCCCCATTTAACCATCATCCTCTTATCCCCACCCTCTATTGCAAGATGCATTGATCTGATCTCTTCCTTTTGCtaacacataaaggagcaggacaCAGACCTAGCCACAGCTCTGATGTAGACGgggtgggtggctcttagaagagcctttgggttgtgggtgcagagcacagagcagatcacttggcgctggtgtacttggtgacggccttggtgccctcagacacggcgtgcttggccagctctccgggcagcagcaggcgcacagcggtctggatctcccgggaggtgatggtggagcgcTTGTTGTAGTGAGCCAGGCGGGAGGCTTCCCCTGCAATGCGCtcaaagatgtcattgacaaaggagTTCATGATGCCCATGGCCTTGGAGGAGATGCCGGTGTCAGGGTGGACCTGCTTCAGCACCTTGTACACATAGATGGCATAGCTCTCCTTCCTGGTCTTCCTCCGCTTCTTACCATCCTTCTTCTGAGTCTTGGTCACAgctttcttggagcccttcttgGCTGCTGGTGCAGACTTGGCAGGATCAGGCATGATGAGAGCAGAATGTTCTCTTCACTGGAAAAGAAAATAATGATCCTGTTCCTCCCAGAGCGGCCGTATTTATAGACCGGCCATGCAAATGAGCAATGCTGTCAGATCGCTGTTCAATTGGGTGAGAAAGTCATGTGACCAATGTAAACGTCATAATCTCCACCCTCTGCAGCCGATTGGTGTTTCCTCAAGTTTTGTTTCTATTGGTGACTTCAGATTCAGCCATTGGCAGGAGAGGAGGCGGAGCAGCAGTAGGTTATAAAAGGCGCAGGAGgcggcacactcaccacacaatatAGTTCTCTGTCTGCTGATAACTGTGAGTGCAGTGATGTCTGGACGCGGCAAACAAGGAGGGAAGGCCCGTGCTAAAGCCAAGACCCGCTCATCCCGGGCAGGACTGCAGTTCCCGGTTGGTCGTGTGCACAGACTTCTCCGCAAGGGTAACTATGCTGAGAGGGTGGGCGCCGGTGCTCCGGTCTATCTGGCTgctgtgctggagtatctgaccGCTGAGATCCTGGAATTAGCCGGCAATGCCGCCCGGGACAACAAGAAGACCCGCATCATCCCCCGACACCTGCAGCTGGCCGTGCGCAATGATGaggagctgaacaggctgctgggtgGGGTGACCATCGCCCAGGGGGGCGTCCTGCCCAACATCCAGGCCGTGCTGCTGCCCAAGAAGACCGAGAGCAGCAAGAAGAGCAAGTGAGCGACACTGACCCCGTATCATCCacacaacccaaaggctcttctcagagccacccacaccgtcaccacaAGAGCTGACGCCGCTGATCTGATAATAATGTATATGATGGAAAATTCATCACTGTCCCCCAGCAGCACAGCACTAGGGGGTAGGAACAATCCAAATATATATTCTGTAGTGCGCTGTAAATTCCTGATGCAAAAAAGTTTGATTTCAAAATAAAGCTGTATCCCATCCATCCAGTACTGTATATCATCCATCCATGTACCTTGTTGTATACTCCTCAGTGTTGTGTACCCACAAAACTGATCTAGTGGTAGAAAAAGAACAGATCAGCTCACACCTGTATTAGCGCTGGAAACGAGCGATCCAAAGATCAGTGCTCCATCAgagaactgagaaaaaaaaattctttattcaaAAGTGGATTAAAACATTTATTTAGCACATAATGTAAATTTCTGCTTatttagacttaaggtaccgtcacacttagcgacgctgcagcgataccgacaacgatctggatcgctgcagcgtcgctgtttggtcgctggagagatgtcacacagaccgctctccagcgaccaatgatgccggtaaccagggtaaacatcgggtaactaagcgcagggccgctcatgattaagggtgcttagtcaccggaaacgcgttgaccttggttttaaaatatttttttgtatgctgatgttttgtcctttcactatattttaagtgaaataaactatggatttttcactatttcgttgagctggatctccttctctttccaacccgatgtttaccctggttaccatcctaaaagtaaaaaaaaacaaacactacatacagtggggcaaaaaagtatttagtcagtcagcaatagtgcaagttccaccacttaaaaagatgagaggcgtctgtaatttacatcataggtagacctcaactatgggagacaaactgagaaaaaaaaatccagaaaatcacattgtctgttttttttatcattttatttgcatattatggtggaaaataagtatttggtcagaaacaaacaatcaagatttctggctctcacagacctgtaacttcttctttaagagtctcctctttcctccactcattacctgtagtaatggcacctgtttaaacttgttatcagtataaaaagacccctgtgcacaccctcaaacagtctgactccaaactccactatggtgaagaccaaagagctgtcaaaggacacgagaaacaaaattgtagccctgcaccaggctgggaagactgaatctgcaatagccaaccagcttggagtgaagaaatcaacagtgggagcaataattagaaaatggaagacatacaagaccactgataatctccctcgatctggggctccacgcaaaatcccaccccgtggggtcagaatgatcacaagaacggtgagctaaaatcccagaaccacgcggggggacctagtgaatgaactgcagagagctgggaccaatgtaacaaggcctaccataagtaacacactacgccaccatggactcagatcctgcagtgccagacgtgtcccactgcttaagccagtacatgtccgggcccgtctgaagtttgctagagagcatttggatgatccagaggagttttgagagaatgtcctatggtctgatgaaaccaaactggaactgtttggtagaaacacaacttgtcgtgtttggagg contains:
- the LOC138673873 gene encoding histone H2B, whose translation is MPDPAKSAPAAKKGSKKAVTKTQKKDGKKRRKTRKESYAIYVYKVLKQVHPDTGISSKAMGIMNSFVNDIFERIAGEASRLAHYNKRSTITSREIQTAVRLLLPGELAKHAVSEGTKAVTKYTSAK
- the LOC138673874 gene encoding histone H2A type 1-like, whose protein sequence is MSGRGKQGGKARAKAKTRSSRAGLQFPVGRVHRLLRKGNYAERVGAGAPVYLAAVLEYLTAEILELAGNAARDNKKTRIIPRHLQLAVRNDEELNRLLGGVTIAQGGVLPNIQAVLLPKKTESSKKSK